TAAATCTTCGAGCTCTTTGTGTGCTTTTAAGAGCGTAACAGCACCCGGACATTCGTAGATTTCTCTTGATTTGATACCAACAAGCCGGTTTTCCACATGGTCAATTCTTCCGACACCGTGCTTGCCTGCCACTTCATTAAGCTTTAAGATGATGTTCGCTGGAGTATAAGAAACACCATTCAGCGCAACAGGGATACCTTTTTCAAACGAAATTTCGATCGTTTCAGGTGTATCCGGCGTATTTTCAAGCGGCTGAGTCAAATCGTAAGCTCCTTCCGGAGGTGCAGCCCAAGGATCCTCTAATACACCACACTCATTGCTTCTGCCCCAAAGGTTTTGATCAACGCTGTACGGGCTGTCAAGTTTGATTGGAACCGGAACTCCGTGTTTTTGGGCGTATTCAATTTCTTCCTCCCGTGACCATTGCCAATCACGAACAGGTGCAAGCACTTCTAAATCAGGATTTAGAGATTTGATCGAAACTTCAAAACGAACCTGGTCGTTTCCTTTTCCAGTACAGCCGTGAGCTACAGCTTGAGCATTTTCTTGCTCCGCAACCTCGACCAGCTTTTTGGAAATCAATGGACGGCTAAGAGCGGAAACAAGCGGATATTTTCCTTCATACATCGTATTCGCCTTTAATGCAGTCATGGCAAAATCAGCGGCAAACTCTTCTTTTGCATCGATCACATACGATTTTGATGCGCCAACCTGAAGTGCTTTTTGCTGAACAAACGCTAAATCTTTTCCTTCACCAACATCCAGGCAACATGCAATGACATCATAATTTTGTTCTTGAAACCATTTTATCGCAACAGAAGTATCAAGACCTCCTGAATATGCAAGGACTACTTTTTTCTTTTGGACCATTTTGAAGACCCCTCTCACAGATGTGTATAAAAATTAGTTTTTATTCATAAAAATGCATTTGATATGTATATACTCTAACAAGTTATTTTTCTTTTTTCAACCTTTTCATAAAAAAAATTCATCCACTCGATTGGATGAATAAAAAGGTTAAGTATTTGATTGCCTATCCTTCCTTATTTCCCTTATCACATGGGCAATTTCCGGTACGATGAGTTTATTCATTGCAAGCTTAACGGCACCGCTGGATCCGGGTGTGGAAAAAACGGCTGTATGCATAATAACTCCTGCTTCTGCTCTTGAAAGAATCGCTGCTGAACCAATATCCTCTGTATAACTAAGCATCCTGAATAACTCGCCGAACCCGGGTATCGTTTTATCAAACAAAGGAGATATCGCCTCTATCGTGACGTCTCTTGAGGCAATTCCCGTCCCGCCATTTAAAAGAACAGCATCGGTTTCATTATCTCTGCATCCCGCAAGGACACATTCTCTTATGGCTTCAAGCTCGTCCTTTACAATGTGATGCCTGATGACAATATGGCCAGCTTTTTTTAGGAGTTCAATCATTAATTTGCCGCTTTTATCGGTTTCATAAGTTCTAGTGTCACTGACCGTTATAACATGACAGGACACCCGATTGGGCGCTTCTTTTTTGTGTTCCTCTACGCTCATTGTTTCACCCCTGAAAATTAATACATAAAAAGCCTTGTAAACAGTATACACGATTCTGTTTATAAGGCTAAATGAAAACAAAACATAACCATGCACTGGGGTTCATAATTTTATCATTTGCAGGATTAACGGCGCTCCTTCAGTCGGTACGTCAGATGTTTTCAATATGATGGCTCCGCTCTGTACATCGTAGCTTTCCTTAGGCTGCAACACTCCGTTTATAAAAAGATTCATGTATGATACTTTACAAGGGTCAAGTATGACTTGCTTTCCTAAGTCATTGATTCCATCTTCTTCTGTGTAAATTCTTTTTTGGCCATCTGAAATCGTATAAAACTCATAAATGTTTAATTTCTTAGGTATATGGAATTGAACCTCTTCTGAAGCTACAGTCGGTATAGTAAGCAATGGTTTTTTTACATTTCCTTTATCGTTCATTTATTCATCACTCCGAACTACTGAAACTTCACTTTGACAGGTAAACAATTCGGACTTCTGCGGACAATTGACTTCATCCTTCGACCTGGATAAATCCTCTACATTTTATCAATTCAGTTTAAAAATGTGCCTGTTTATTTTTTAATCCTTTATAAAAAATTTATAGGCAACTGTCTATACATTTACATAATATGAAGTGATCTGATGAAAGGGAGGGAAAATGATTGCCACTTCAAATCATGAAGCCTGCAATTACTACTGATTCAACAGTTACTGTAGTACCAACAGTTAAAAGATTTTTTAACGAGGCTGCAGAAACTGTAACCGGAAAAGGAAATTTAACAATTGCTGTTGAAGACTTCTGGACAGATACTGGAGCAGACGCAACTGCACTTCCTGCATTAACTGCAGATAATAGTTATTACAACGTTTATGTGAATGGTGTACTGCAAATGGAAGATTTATTAGACTACACTCCCGGAGGTTCAGGGACTGGGAAACTTGTCATTACTGTCCCTACAGGCTCAACTATTGAACAACATTCTCCTGTAGTTCTGGTTGTTACTTACTTCGCTCCAACATCTGATATCACTATTTTCAACTAATCTTTTGGAGCCTCTGAAATTGGTTATTCAGAGGTTTCTTGTGGGAAAAACTTGTGTGGTTGCATGGATTCCGGCCTGTTAGATCATGCGGATTTTCCTCCGGCGATCTTCCGAACAAGACCTGCCTCCTCCTAAATGTATTACGCAGCCAAAATGCCGGCGGATCTCTAAGAAAATGCAATATGTATTTTCTCAACAAATAAAAAACAACCTCCTCTCATGCTGGTTTATAACATGAAAGGAGGTTGTTTAAATCACTGTTAAATCAACGTTTTTTTCGCAATTCTTTCTACGTCTCTGGCAATCATGACTTCTTCATTTGTTGGAATAATGATTACCTTTACAGGGGAATGCGGGTAGTTGATAAATGCTTCTTCACCGTGCGTATTATTTAATGCAGGGTCCCAGTATACGCCCATGAACTCAAGTCCGTTAAGAACGCGTGAACGAACTTCGGCGCTATTTTCACCGATTCCGGCAGTAAAAATAATCGCGTCAATTCCGCGCATTCTTGCAGCGTATGAACCGATGTATTTATGAATTCGTTCTGCAAAAACATCTAGGGCTACTTCAGCACGCTGATTTCCTTCAAGGGCTGCTTCATGGATATCACGAAGGTCGCTGGAAAGACCGGAGATTCCAAGTAGTCCGCTTTTCTTATTTAAGACGTTCAGCACTTCTTCCGCTGTTTGGCCTGTTTTTTCCATAATAAAAGGAATCAAAGCAGGATCAATGTTTCCAGAGCGTGTACCCATCGCTACTCCGGCAAGAGGGGTGAAGCCCATAGACGTATCAATTGATTTGCCGCCTTCTACTGCTGCGATGCTGGCACCATTACCTAAATGGGCTGATATCAAACGAAGCTCTTCCAAAGGACGTCCAAGCAGTTCAGCAGCACGTTCCGTTACGTATTTATGGGAAGTTCCATGGAATCCATATTTACGGATGCCAAATTTCTCATAATATTCATAAGGAAGGCTATATAAATAAGATTGCTCAGGCATTGTTTGATGAAACGCAGTGTCAAAAACAGCAACTGCAGGAACTTGCGGAAGTATTTCCTTGAAGGCTTTAATTCCAACGAGGTTTGCCGGATTGTGCAGCGGAGCAAGTTCTGAAATCTCTTCGATCTCCCTGATCGTTTCATCCGTCAATAAAGTCGAATCGCTGAATTTTTCTCCTCCGTGGACTACTCGGTGCCCAATTCCGTCAATTTCATTTAAATCTTGAATGATTTGAAACTCAGTGAGCTTTTTCAAAAGCATTTTTACGGCAATGGCATGATTCGAAATGTCTGTTGTTTCCGTGTTTTTTTCACCGTTTACAGAAATGGTGAATATGCCTTGATCCATACCGATCCGTTCAACTAAGCCTTTCGTAAGGACTTTTTCACTGGGCATTTCAAACAGTTGAAATTTTAATGAAGAGCTTCCCGCGTTAATTGCAATGATTTTGGACATGAATGTCGCTCCTTTTACTCAG
This window of the Bacillus gobiensis genome carries:
- a CDS encoding argininosuccinate synthase yields the protein MVQKKKVVLAYSGGLDTSVAIKWFQEQNYDVIACCLDVGEGKDLAFVQQKALQVGASKSYVIDAKEEFAADFAMTALKANTMYEGKYPLVSALSRPLISKKLVEVAEQENAQAVAHGCTGKGNDQVRFEVSIKSLNPDLEVLAPVRDWQWSREEEIEYAQKHGVPVPIKLDSPYSVDQNLWGRSNECGVLEDPWAAPPEGAYDLTQPLENTPDTPETIEISFEKGIPVALNGVSYTPANIILKLNEVAGKHGVGRIDHVENRLVGIKSREIYECPGAVTLLKAHKELEDLTLVKEVAHFKPVIEQKMAEVIYNGLWFSPLTKALQAFLEETQKNVSGVVRVKLFKGHAIVEGRKSEYSLYDEKLATYTKEDAFDHNAAIGFIELWGLPTKVNSMVNKKEQVKA
- a CDS encoding MogA/MoaB family molybdenum cofactor biosynthesis protein; translated protein: MSVEEHKKEAPNRVSCHVITVSDTRTYETDKSGKLMIELLKKAGHIVIRHHIVKDELEAIRECVLAGCRDNETDAVLLNGGTGIASRDVTIEAISPLFDKTIPGFGELFRMLSYTEDIGSAAILSRAEAGVIMHTAVFSTPGSSGAVKLAMNKLIVPEIAHVIREIRKDRQSNT
- a CDS encoding DUF4183 domain-containing protein, giving the protein MNDKGNVKKPLLTIPTVASEEVQFHIPKKLNIYEFYTISDGQKRIYTEEDGINDLGKQVILDPCKVSYMNLFINGVLQPKESYDVQSGAIILKTSDVPTEGAPLILQMIKL
- a CDS encoding DUF4183 domain-containing protein, whose protein sequence is MPLQIMKPAITTDSTVTVVPTVKRFFNEAAETVTGKGNLTIAVEDFWTDTGADATALPALTADNSYYNVYVNGVLQMEDLLDYTPGGSGTGKLVITVPTGSTIEQHSPVVLVVTYFAPTSDITIFN
- a CDS encoding acetate kinase — translated: MSKIIAINAGSSSLKFQLFEMPSEKVLTKGLVERIGMDQGIFTISVNGEKNTETTDISNHAIAVKMLLKKLTEFQIIQDLNEIDGIGHRVVHGGEKFSDSTLLTDETIREIEEISELAPLHNPANLVGIKAFKEILPQVPAVAVFDTAFHQTMPEQSYLYSLPYEYYEKFGIRKYGFHGTSHKYVTERAAELLGRPLEELRLISAHLGNGASIAAVEGGKSIDTSMGFTPLAGVAMGTRSGNIDPALIPFIMEKTGQTAEEVLNVLNKKSGLLGISGLSSDLRDIHEAALEGNQRAEVALDVFAERIHKYIGSYAARMRGIDAIIFTAGIGENSAEVRSRVLNGLEFMGVYWDPALNNTHGEEAFINYPHSPVKVIIIPTNEEVMIARDVERIAKKTLI